The nucleotide sequence CGCGAAGGGATTCGGGAGGAAGACCGAGGCAGAGCACCGGGCCCTGCTCCTCATGGAGGACACTGCCATTCCCTGGCGACGCAGCGAGGAGCGCGGACAGGGAGAGCGTTCCCTCCGGCCCGGGCAGCGGCGCGCCAGGCCCTCTCGCGGCCGAGCACGGCCCGGTCCACCTCCCCCGGTTCAGCCGCTGCGCGAGCGCCGAGGCGATGGTCCCGAAGGAGCGCGCATCCGGTTCGCACAGCAGTCGGACGAGCTCGTCCGGGAGCAGGAGCTCCTCCACGGCGAGCCTGGCGAGCTCGGCAAGGCGCGCGTCACCGGGCAGCGGCGGGTCGCCGAGCGACCACTTGCGCTCCAGCCGCAGCCGGCTCACCGCGAGCACGAGTGCCGCGAGGCGCTCATCCGCGGCAGAAGGCCCGGCGAGCAGCGACTCCAGGGAGCGGCCCACCGTGGCGAGCGGCTGCCGCCACTCCTCCAGGTGACGGGAGAAGGTGTGCTGTGTCCCGAACAGGAGCCGTGCATCCGCAGCGGCCTTGCGGACGCCCTCGCGGTCCACCTGGAAGCCGGAGACCAGGTCCTGCAGGAGCGCGGCGTCCGCGTCCCAGGGCTCCACCACCGCACCTGTCTCGGGGTGCAGGTAGGGAAGCCGTGGGCGGCGCAACGAGACCCCGGCGCCTTCCGGCAGCAGCGCACGCAGGGCCTCGTCGAAGGAAAGGGCGCCCGAGCTGACGAGGGTGGCCGCGGCAGCTCCGGCGACCTTGCGAAGCGAGAGGCCTGCCTGGGTCAGGCTCTCGGCGAGGGCACAACGCACGCACAACGCGAGCGCGGGGCGAAGCTCCTCCGGGAGGAAGCCCCCCGCCGCCAGGAGCTCCTTCGCGGAGCCGTGGCCTCTCCGATGGAGGAGGGGCGCGGCGAGCCGCTCGAAGGCCGCCGCGAACAGCGGATCACTGCGATGGAGCGCCCGTGCCGCGGCGATTCCGCCGTCCGGCAGCCCACCGAAGAACAGGGTCGGATTCGCCACCGCTCCGGGTGTCACCGGGTCGTCTTCACGGGTGAGCGCCGCTTCCAGCTCCGCCGGGGTTCGTACCACCGCGCCGAAGCGCCGCTTGAAGGACCTCCCGGACTCCTGGAGCGTGAGGCAGGCGTCGCGGAGCGCGGCCCCGTCGAAGTCGGGCGAGCGCACCCGCGCCAGCCACTTCGCCTTGAGCGCGCGGAGGCTCGGCTCCGTTCGCGCGGAGAGGACGAACGCGAGCGGCGCCTCGGGCGGCCTCGCCAGGCCCGGGGCTGGGCTCCCGGGTCGATACTCCTCGACCACGACGTGGCTGTTCACCCCTCCGAAGCCGAACGAGCTGACCCCCGCGCGCAGGGGCGCTCCGGAAGGCCGGGTCCACGGGTGACCCTGTCTGGCCGGGACGAAGGGGGAGCGCTCGAAGTCGATGAGCGGGTTGAGGGTCGTCAGGTTCAACGTCGGGGGCACCTGCTCGTGCCGCATCATCAGCAGGGTCTTGATGAGCCCCGCGATGCCCGCCGCGGCCTCCAGGTGGCCGATGTTCGTCTTGACCGAGCCGATGGCGCAGAAGCCGCGCGCCTCGGTGCTCGTGCGAAACGCCTTTGTGAGCGCCGCTACTTCCACCGGGTCCCCCAGCGAGGTCCCCGTGCCGTGGGCCTCCACGTAGGAGAGCGTCGCCGGGTCCACGCCCCCGTCGCGGCAGGCCGCGAGGATGACGTCCCGCTGCGCTCCCACCCGTGGCGCCGTGAGTGACGCCGCGCGGCCCACGTGGTTCACCGCAGAGCCCCGGATGACGCCATGGATGGCACTGCCCGCCCGCTCGGCGTCCTCGAGACGCTGGAGCAGGATGACGCCGACCCCCTCACCGGGCACGTAGCCGTCCGCGTCCTTGTCGAACGTGCGGCACTGCCCCGTCGGGCTCAGCATCCGCGACTTCCCGAACGAGACGTACTTCCACGGGCTGAAGTCCAGGCTGACGCCGGCCACGAGGCAGTAGTCGGCCTCGCCGAGCAGCAGCGCTCTCCGGGCCTGGTGGAGCGCCACGAGCGAGGACGAGCAGGCCGTGTCGAGCGTCAGGCTCTCGCCGCTCACTCCCAGGTGGTACGAGACGCGGTTGGCCAGCATGCACGCGTACGTGCCCGCGCAGGCGTAGCTCTCCGTGTCCACCCCAGGCGCATAGGCGGTCTGGTAGTGGTCCATCGCCATGGCGCCCACGTAGACGGAGGTGCGGGCCCGCACGAGCGTCTCCACGGAGATGCCCGCGTCCTCCAGGCAGTGCCAGGTCTCCTCCAGGAGCAGGCGCTGCTGCGGGTCCATGCTGCGCGCCTCGCGCGGCGAGACGTTGAAGAACGCATGGTCGAAGCGGTCGAAGTCGCGGACGAACGCCCCCCAGCGGCTCGTGGAGCGGTTGGGGGCACCGATGTCCGGCGAGTACCACCGGCCGACATCCCACCGGTCCGCTGGAATCTCCGTGACGGAGTTGATGCCCGCGGCGAGGTTGCGCCAGAACCCGGCCACATCGTCCGCGCCGGGGAAGCGGCAGGCCATGCCGATTACCGCGGGGTCGCGGCCACGACGCGCACCCCCTGTCTGCGCCGATCCGAACGGACTCATATGGGAACTGGCTCCTCGCTGCTCGATGCTTCGATCACGTTGCGTGGCCGCGGGACGTCGCCATCACCCGTCCGCGGCCACGGCGCTCCGGCGCGGGGAGATGTGGAAGACGATTCCGTCGCGAGGCCGCAGGTTCACCGAGGGCAGCGGAACCACCGGATGCGTGGGCTCCAGCCGGAGCCGGAAGCGCTGGACGACCATGGTGAGGCACATGACCATCTCCACCATGGAGAGGTCCTTGCCCAGGCAGATGCGCGGCCCTCCGGAGAAGGGGAACAGGGAGAACCGGTGGCGTCCGGCGGAGCGCTCCTCGGAGAAGCGCTCGGGCTCGAAGCGCTCGGGCTCCTCCCAGAAGTCGCGGTGCCGGTGGATCTCGTACATGAACATCGTCACCCGGGCCCCGGCCTGGATGTGGAAGCCGCCAATCTCGTCGTCTTCGATGGGCGTGCGCTCCACCACCCAGGCGGGCGGGTAGAGGCGCATCGTCTCCTCGATGACCATCTGGCAGTAGCGCAGGCGCGGCAGGTCCGCGAACGTCGGCGGCCGGTCACCCACCACCTGGGCAATCTCCGCGACGAGCCGCTCCTCCTTGTCCGGGTTGAGCGAGAGCAGGTAGCAGGCCCAGGAGAGGATGTTGGCCGGCGACTCGTGCCCGGCGACGAGCAGCGTCTTGATCTCGTCGCGCAGGTGCTCGTCACTCATCGCATTGCCGGCCTCGTCGCGCGCCCGCACGAGGGTGGTGAGCAGGTCACCCCGGTCCTCGCCCTGGCGCCGCTCCTCGATGAGGCGGCGGACGATCTCATTCAGCACGTCCACATGGCGGGCGACGCGCTGGCGGGCCGGGGTGGGGAAGTCGCGCGGCAGCTTGAGGGGCGCATTCACGCGCTTCATGATGAAGTCGAACGCGACACGCATCGCGTCGCTCACCTGCGGCGCTTCCTCGCTGAGGTCGATGCTGAAGAGGATCTTCCCGGTGAGGCTCAGCAGCAGGCGCATGAACTCGCGATAGACGTCGAGCGGCTGGCCTGCCCGGGCCGAGGCCTCCCACCGCTCCAGCATGGCGCTGGAGCTCTCCGAGACCTTCGAGAAGTACCGCTCCAGGTGGGCGCGTGAGAAGGCCGGGTGGATGAGCTTGCGCTGGCTCCGCCAGTACTCCATGTCGTTCGTCGTCAGCTGGCCGTCGCCGAGCAGGACGCTGAACTCGTGGTAGATGGAGCTCTTGCGGTAGTTGGTGTGATTGTCCTGCAGGACGTGTTTCGCGTAGTCCGGGTGATTGAGCAGATACACGAGCATCGGCCCGATCTTCACCCGCACCAGGTCTCCATGCGTGCGCGAGATACGACTCATCGTCCCGAGCGCGTCTCGCGTCAGGTCAGGAGTCAGCTTCAACGCCGCGAGCAGCCCCGGCCCTGGCGGCTGTTTCGCCTCACTCTTCGCTGTATTTTTCTGACGCATGAGCCGAAGCCGGTCACCTGGGTGGGGATTGCCGTGTCGTGTTTGTGAGCCTTCGTGGGTTGAAGCCCGCGATGATTGCTCTGTACCTGAGGGGACTGACATGGCCCGGCTGTGCGACGGAAATTGCCGCGGTGGCTGAGTCTCGATGACCCCGCGTTGACGTCTGTTCGGGTTGTCGAAATACTCGCGGTGTCTCGCCGCATGCGTAGACGTGTCACGCTGTGTGGCGCACCACATCATGAACGCTCAATGGCTCTACCGCCGGCCGTCGCCGGCTGCCCGGCTGCGGCTGTTCTGTCTGCCCTATGCGGGGGGCGGTTCGTCCATCTACAGCCGCTGGCAAGGTGACTTCCCGGAGGACATCGAGGTGTGTGCGGTAGAGCTGCCAGGCAGGCGGGCGCGGCTGCGCGAGCCACCCATCCGTCGCGCGGCGGCACTGGTGGAAGCAATCGCGGAAGGCGTGGCACCCTTCCTGGACCTCCCCTTCGTATTCTTCGGCCACAGCATGGGCGCGCTCCTCGCGTTCGAGCTCGCTCGGCACCTGCGCCGCGTGGGGCGCCAGGGGCCTTGCGCGCTGTTCGTCAGCGCCGCGGCCGCGCCGCACCTGCCCCGGAGCCGCAAGCTGCTGTGGCGCCTGGGAGACGCCGAGTTCCTCTCCGAGATTCGCGGCTATGGCGGCACGCCCGAGGAGGTCTTCTCCGAGCCGGACCTGCGGGCCCTCTTCCTCCCCGTCCTCCGGGCGGACTTCGAGGTCTTCGACACGTACGAGTTCGAGGACGACGGCCCGCTTGCCTGCCCGCTCCACGTCTACGGCGGGCGGGACGACGAGCGCGCGACGCCCGGGCAGCTTCGTGCCTGGGGCGAGCTGGCGTCCCACCTGGAGTCCGTCGAGCTCTTCCCCGGCGGGCACTTCTACCTGCACGAGCAGCGCCCGGCGCTGACCGCCGCAGTGGCGCGCGAGCTCGCGGCGTTCGTCCCTGGCAGGCGCTGAGCCGGGCCGGGGAGGGCACCTCAGCCCAGCTTCCGGAGGTGACCCTTCACGTGATTCACATACTCCTGCTTCTCGACCACTAGAGGGTAGTCGGCGGGGTTGTAGAAGCGGATGCCGGCCCGGAAGTCGGACTGGGGGCCCCGGCTCCGCCGGAGGTCGTCCAGCCGCCGGGCCCTGTCCGGCGCCTGCTGGCGTGCCCGGAGGTAGGCCGCGATGAGCCGGCCCTGGTACTCGTAGACGTCCCAGTGTGAGCCCACCGGTCGCACCATTCCCACGACGAAGAGGTTGTCGGCCTCGGGCGGGAAGATGTGCATGAACAGGGACGGGCGGTTGTCGCCCTCGGCCCAGTTCAGGTGCTTGCGGTCGATGTAGGGATAGGACGGCAGATACCCCGTGGCGAGGAACACGACGTCGATCTGCTCGTCCGTCCCGTCGTCGAAGTAGACGCGGTCGCCCTCCAGGCGGCGCACGTTGCCCTTATGGACGATGTCCCCGTGGGTGTAGTGGTGATGCAGCTGGTCCCCCAGCACCGGGATGACCAGGTCCTGCTTCATCACCGGCACCGGCATGCCCAGGCCCCTGGAGCGCCGCCAGAGGAAGCGGAAGAAGAGGTAGTAGGAGAGGCGGCGCAGGAAGCTCGGCGCCTTCGCCTGCAGCATGGTGTCGGTGGGGCGGCCCATCAGGTACTTGGGCATGCAGAAGAACCCGCGCCGGGTGCTGTGGAACGTCCGCGCCGCGTTCATCGCCGACTCACAGAGGATGTCCGCCGCGGACTGGCCGGCGCCCACCACCAGCACGCGCTTGTTCATCAGCTGGGCAGGGCTCTTGTAGCTCTTCGAGTGCAGCACCTCGATGGAGTGCTGGCCCGGGAACTCCGGGATGCGGGGCGTGCGGTCGTGGCCGCTGGCCAGCACCACGCCCGCGTACTCGCGCTCAGGCCCGCCCTCCACCCGCACGCGCCACCGCGGGCCCGCCGGCTCCACCTGCAGCACGGAGGTGTTGAAGCGCATGTGCGGCAGGATGCCGGCGCTGTGCGCATAGTCTCTCAGGTAGTCCAGCACGAGGCTGTGATTGGGATAGTCCGGGTAGGACGCCGGCATGGGGAAATCCGGATACGCCTGCACGGACTTCGAGGCGATGACGTGGGTGTTGCGGCTCACCGGTGAGTCGGCGCGCGAGGCATCCCAGATGCCCCCTATTCCAGAGGCGGACTCCAATACCTCGAAGGTAAGGCCCGCCGTCTTGAATGCCTTTGCGACGGCCAGTCCGGCCGCGCCGGCACCGATGATGCAGAATGTCTCGGCCGGTTGATTTGCAATCATGGCGATGGTAGCTGTTGAGGTGATTGTGTCGTGGAAGTTTCCGCGGAGCGCAGCCGCGAATGATCGCGAATTGAGCCCGGACATCCATTGAACAGGCGGGGAAGTCTTGCATGAAAAGTATCTGGGTGCAATCCATTGTCGCCATACTTCTCGTGCTGGGTATCGGGCTCTCCATTGCCAACTCATTGGATACGTTCCGTGAGTACAGCGTTCCCGACGTGGCGCTGGGGGTCTTGAATCACACGTCAGTCCTGTCTGTTATCCTGTGTGTCGCGCTGACCGCGTCGATCACAATCGGGAACCTGGCGACCCGATATCTCAAGTGGATGTTCCTGCTGCGGGCCGGCCATGTGCTGGCGCCCAGCCGCAAGCTGTTCCTGGCCTTCCTGGCGTCCTTCGTGGGCAACCTCACGCCGTTCTACGTCCTGTATGTCCTGAGGATCGCGCCGCTCCGGGAGCGGTTCATGCGGGCGCTCGCGCTGCTGCTGGCGGACCTGGCCACGGACGCGGTGGCGATTGGCGTCCTCGCGTATGCCGCGTCCTACTCGCTGGTGGGGGGCGCGGCCGTCGTCTTCGTGGCGGGGGCGTTCGCCCTGGCGCTGTTCCCCACCAAGAGCCGGGCGCGCCGGATTGGCGTGCTGCCCCTGGCCACCAGCCTGCTGTTCGCGCAGAGCTTCGCCATCCTCATCTGGAGCGTCACCGGCCTGTCCCTGTGGGGCACGCTGCGGCTGTTCGGCGTGGAGGTCGCCCTCCCGGAGGCGGTGCGCATCTACGCCGCCAGCCATGCGCAGGGCGCCGCGTCACTCGCCTGGCCGGGCTTCCTGATGGTGGGGCGCGGGATGATCTCCATGCTCGTCCAGCTCGGCGTGTCCGCGGAGGTCGCCGTCTACTCCACGGCGCTGGTGCGGGCCTTCACCTACTGGCTCGTCATCGCGGGGGCCCTGTGGGCGCTGGTGCGGCTGCGCCAGCAGGTGCGCCGTGAGTCGGCGGAGGCCAACCACTTCGATGTGATTGCGGACGAATACAAATCCAACGTGCCGGAGCACATCCGCCTGAGGCTGCTCAGCCGGAAGATCGAATTGAACCAGGACCACCTGCCACGTCAGGAATATGTGCGCGGGATTGACGCCGGCTGCGGTCAGGGTTGGTATCTCAAGGAGATGCTGTCCCGGGGGTATCACGTCGAAGGGATTGACTTCTCAGAGAACCAGGTGAAGCAGGCCCGGAAGTATCTGGGCTCGGATGGGAACCTGGTGCGTCAGGGCTCCATCGCGGCGCTGCCCTTCGAGGATGGCTCGCAGGACTTCGTCTATGCGGTGAACGTCATCCACCACCTGCCAGACGAGCACCGGCAGCAGCAGGCCTTCAAGGAAGTGCAGCGGGTGTTGCGGCCCGGGGGCCGCTTCCTGGTGCACGAGATGAATGTGAACAACCCGCTGTTCCGCTTCTACATGAGCTACATCTTTCCGCTCATCAAGGACATCGATGACGGCACGGAGGTGTGGCTCAAGGAGACCAGCGGTCCGTTCAGCGAGGGTTGGAAGCTGGTGAAGACGGAGTACCGGACCTTCCTGCCGGACTTCGTGCCGGAGTTCGCCTACCGGCGGCTGTGGGGCGTGGAGCGGTGCCTGGAGCGCAGCCGCCACGCGGCGCCGTTTTCGGCTCACGTCACCTTCGTGCTGGAGAAGGCCGCTCCGGCCGACGTCAGTCCCGGCCAGTAGCGTCCACGCCTTCCAAGACAGAGAGCGTCCGCCATGTCCGCGCAGTCCGCCGCATTCCGTTCCTCGCTCAACGCCGGCTCGGCGTTGATGGCGGGGTTTGTCACGGGGCTCCTGGCGCCCCTGCTGGTCGTGCTGCTGGTGTTGCTGGGAGTGCCCTTCGGCGCGGCCCTTCCGGTGGGGCTCGTGGCCGGTGCGCTGTCGTTCTTCTTCCTGGTGCCGCGGGTCCCCACCGAGTGGGTGGCCTGGCTGCGCGGCAGGTCCCGGACGGCCTTCGTCCTGCTGGGGCTGGCGTCGCTCCTGGTGGTGGTGGCGATGGCGCGGCTGGGCGTCTTCATGCTCGACCCGCACCAGAAGCAGTACTCGCTGACTCCGAAGGTGGAGTTCATGGTGAAGCACACCTGCCTGTCGGGCTACCTGAGCGCCGCCGTGCTCGCGGAGCAGGGGAAGGAGAACCTCTTCATCCTCAGCCACTACAAGTCGCCCGAGCTGGACGCGGTGCTCCCGGCGGTGGAGCCGCTGGAGCGCGACTACTACGCGTATCCGCCCCAGTTCCTGCTGCTGCCGAAGCTGATGCTGAGCATCAGCCGCGACTTCTTCTCGCTGCGGGCGGGCTGGTACGTCCTCTACACCGCCGCCGCGCTGCTCTCGATGCTCTTCGTGGCGTCCTGGGTGGGCGGGCGCGAGGGCGCGGTGCTGGGCGGGCTGACGCCGGTGGTGTGGCTGTCGCTGCCCACGCTGGTGAACGTGCAGCTGGGCAACATCCACCTGCTCGTCTACGGCCTGTGCCTGGGCGGGATGATTGCGTTCGACAGGAAGCGCCATGCGCTGGGCGGGGCGCTGCTGGCGTTCGCCATCCTCGCGAAGATCTTCCCGGGAGTGCTCGGCATCTACCTGCTGGTCCAGCGGCGATGGAAGGACGCGCTGTGGACGACGGGCTTCGGCGCGCTCTACACGGTGCTCGCGTTCCTGGTCGTCGGTGAGAAGCCCTTCGTGGACTACCTCACCAGCGCGGTGCCGCGCATCTCCAGCGGAGAGCTGTTCGACTTCGTGTGGAACTTCACGCCGGCCATCCTGGTGAACTACTCGCCGTTCGGCGTGCCCTTCAAACTGC is from Pyxidicoccus xibeiensis and encodes:
- a CDS encoding flavin-containing monooxygenase; translated protein: MIANQPAETFCIIGAGAAGLAVAKAFKTAGLTFEVLESASGIGGIWDASRADSPVSRNTHVIASKSVQAYPDFPMPASYPDYPNHSLVLDYLRDYAHSAGILPHMRFNTSVLQVEPAGPRWRVRVEGGPEREYAGVVLASGHDRTPRIPEFPGQHSIEVLHSKSYKSPAQLMNKRVLVVGAGQSAADILCESAMNAARTFHSTRRGFFCMPKYLMGRPTDTMLQAKAPSFLRRLSYYLFFRFLWRRSRGLGMPVPVMKQDLVIPVLGDQLHHHYTHGDIVHKGNVRRLEGDRVYFDDGTDEQIDVVFLATGYLPSYPYIDRKHLNWAEGDNRPSLFMHIFPPEADNLFVVGMVRPVGSHWDVYEYQGRLIAAYLRARQQAPDRARRLDDLRRSRGPQSDFRAGIRFYNPADYPLVVEKQEYVNHVKGHLRKLG
- a CDS encoding glycosyltransferase family 87 protein, which encodes MSAQSAAFRSSLNAGSALMAGFVTGLLAPLLVVLLVLLGVPFGAALPVGLVAGALSFFFLVPRVPTEWVAWLRGRSRTAFVLLGLASLLVVVAMARLGVFMLDPHQKQYSLTPKVEFMVKHTCLSGYLSAAVLAEQGKENLFILSHYKSPELDAVLPAVEPLERDYYAYPPQFLLLPKLMLSISRDFFSLRAGWYVLYTAAALLSMLFVASWVGGREGAVLGGLTPVVWLSLPTLVNVQLGNIHLLVYGLCLGGMIAFDRKRHALGGALLAFAILAKIFPGVLGIYLLVQRRWKDALWTTGFGALYTVLAFLVVGEKPFVDYLTSAVPRISSGELFDFVWNFTPAILVNYSPFGVPFKLQLVGVRIADPLAVARAIIAVYSLLVVALAVVVAHRLYKREAGGEAGSHFRLTQLVVWLALLSLSSFRSPFAPWTYCAVGGVWLFAAYTPLLRSGARYLVPFVLGWFVISIYGPPIVGPMVAFTLVAQTVLYVTGFWLAVKVSAPAAEPARVPGNVGSATLG
- a CDS encoding cytochrome P450; translation: MKLTPDLTRDALGTMSRISRTHGDLVRVKIGPMLVYLLNHPDYAKHVLQDNHTNYRKSSIYHEFSVLLGDGQLTTNDMEYWRSQRKLIHPAFSRAHLERYFSKVSESSSAMLERWEASARAGQPLDVYREFMRLLLSLTGKILFSIDLSEEAPQVSDAMRVAFDFIMKRVNAPLKLPRDFPTPARQRVARHVDVLNEIVRRLIEERRQGEDRGDLLTTLVRARDEAGNAMSDEHLRDEIKTLLVAGHESPANILSWACYLLSLNPDKEERLVAEIAQVVGDRPPTFADLPRLRYCQMVIEETMRLYPPAWVVERTPIEDDEIGGFHIQAGARVTMFMYEIHRHRDFWEEPERFEPERFSEERSAGRHRFSLFPFSGGPRICLGKDLSMVEMVMCLTMVVQRFRLRLEPTHPVVPLPSVNLRPRDGIVFHISPRRSAVAADG
- a CDS encoding methyltransferase domain-containing protein produces the protein MFLLRAGHVLAPSRKLFLAFLASFVGNLTPFYVLYVLRIAPLRERFMRALALLLADLATDAVAIGVLAYAASYSLVGGAAVVFVAGAFALALFPTKSRARRIGVLPLATSLLFAQSFAILIWSVTGLSLWGTLRLFGVEVALPEAVRIYAASHAQGAASLAWPGFLMVGRGMISMLVQLGVSAEVAVYSTALVRAFTYWLVIAGALWALVRLRQQVRRESAEANHFDVIADEYKSNVPEHIRLRLLSRKIELNQDHLPRQEYVRGIDAGCGQGWYLKEMLSRGYHVEGIDFSENQVKQARKYLGSDGNLVRQGSIAALPFEDGSQDFVYAVNVIHHLPDEHRQQQAFKEVQRVLRPGGRFLVHEMNVNNPLFRFYMSYIFPLIKDIDDGTEVWLKETSGPFSEGWKLVKTEYRTFLPDFVPEFAYRRLWGVERCLERSRHAAPFSAHVTFVLEKAAPADVSPGQ
- a CDS encoding thioesterase II family protein codes for the protein MNAQWLYRRPSPAARLRLFCLPYAGGGSSIYSRWQGDFPEDIEVCAVELPGRRARLREPPIRRAAALVEAIAEGVAPFLDLPFVFFGHSMGALLAFELARHLRRVGRQGPCALFVSAAAAPHLPRSRKLLWRLGDAEFLSEIRGYGGTPEEVFSEPDLRALFLPVLRADFEVFDTYEFEDDGPLACPLHVYGGRDDERATPGQLRAWGELASHLESVELFPGGHFYLHEQRPALTAAVARELAAFVPGRR